A section of the Pogoniulus pusillus isolate bPogPus1 chromosome 3, bPogPus1.pri, whole genome shotgun sequence genome encodes:
- the FBXL3 gene encoding F-box/LRR-repeat protein 3, translated as MKRGRKTEGHSSSFGETTEKESKRHKITKDEKTIVMQSPDWANLLQDIILQVFQYLPLLDRAHASQVCRSWNQVFHMPDLWRCFEFELNQPATSYLRATHPELIKQIIKRHSNHLQYVSFKVDSSKESAEAACDILSQLVNCSLKTLGLISTARPSFMDLPKSHFISALTVVFVNSKSLSSLKIDDTPVDDPSLKVLVANNSDTLKLLKMSSCPHVSPAGILCVADQCHGLRELALNYHLLSDELLLALSSEKHVRLEHLRIDVVSENPGQTQFHTIQKSSWDAFIKHSPKVNLVMYFFLYEEEFDPFFRYEIPVTHLYFGRSVSKDVLGRVGMTCPRLVELVVCANGLRPLDEELIRIAERCKYLSAVGLGECEVSCSAFVEFVKMCGGRLSQLSIMEEVLIPDQKYSLEQIHWEVSKHLGRVWFPDMMPTW; from the exons ATGAAACGAGGAAGAAAAACTGAGGGCCACAGCAGTTCCTTTGGAGAGACAACTGAGAAAGAATCAAAGAGGCACAAGATTACTAAAGATGAGAAAACCATAGTTATGCAGAGTCCTGACTGGGCAAACCTGCTTCAAGACATTATCCTGCAGGTGTTTCAGTACTTGCCACTTCTGGATCGTGCTCATGCATCACAGGTCTGCCGAAGCTGGAACCAAGTGTTTCATATgcctgatctctggaggtgttttgaGTTTGAACTGAATCAACCAGCTACATCTTACTTGAGAGCTACGCATCCTGAACTAATCAAGCAAATAATAAAGAGGCATTCCAATCACCTGCAGTATGTAAGCTTCAAG GTGGACAGTAGCAAGGaatctgcagaagcagcttgtgATATTTTATCACAACTTGTGAATTGCTCTCTGAAGACGCTTGGGCTAATCTCAACTGCCCGTCCGAGCTTCATGGATTTACCAAAG tcTCACTTTATTTCTGCACTGACAGTGGTGTTTGTAAATTCCAAGTCACTCTCTTCACTTAAGATTGATGATACACCAGTAGATGATCCATCTCTCAAAGTGCTCGTGGCTAACAATAGTGACACACTCAAACTATTGAAAATGAGTAGTTGTCCTCATGTTTCTCCTGCTG GTATCCTTTGTGTGGCTGACCAGTGCCATGGCTTACGTGAGCTGGCACTGAACTACCACCTCCTGAGTGATGAGCTTCTGCTTGCATTGTCTTCTGAAAAACACGTCAGGTTAGAACACTTGCGCATTGATGTTGTCAGTGAAAACCCTGGACAGACTCAGTTCCACACAATTCAGAAGAGCAGCTGGGATGCCTTCATCAAGCATTCTCCTAAAGTAAATTTAGTAATGTACTTTTTCTTGTATGAAGAAGAATTTGACCCATTCTTTCGTTACGAAATACCTGTCACTCACCTTTACTTTGGAAGATCAGTAAGCAAAGATGTACTTGGTCGTGTTGGGATGACGTGTCCTCGGTTAGTGGAACTGGTGGTGTGTGCCAACGGATTGCGGCCACTGGATGAGGAGCTGATCCGTATTGCGGAACGTTGCAAGTATCTGTCAGCCGTTGGCCTAGGAGAATGTGAAGTCTCTTGCAGTGCCTTTGTTGAGTTTGTGAAGATGTGTGGTGGTCGTCTCTCTCAGCTTTCTATTATGGAGGAAGTTCTGATTCCTGATCAGAAATACAGCTTAGAGCAGATCCATTGGGAAGTTTCAAAGCATCTCGGTAGAGTCTGGTTCCCAGACATGATGCCCACATGGTAA